The following proteins come from a genomic window of Daphnia carinata strain CSIRO-1 chromosome 6, CSIRO_AGI_Dcar_HiC_V3, whole genome shotgun sequence:
- the LOC130690495 gene encoding dynein regulatory complex protein 1-like, with protein MDEMLADWSNSENQIIRELNELGSQWMDDLYQTDVYYYNECSQIRNSLTSDIQLIEQELEKLKVDFALNNEVLDYNCRVLKLREEERAGVIVHHKRKINRLTDRYRQLKEESNKAGQIRREEELKLIKEIEHLRKDCESMECKFSTIKGANDRQLESVCEMAEDRISELLKKLASIDERIFVEILEQPWDNLVGVSRHIQPKASTLDPKQLEQVVIRLDKNLQFLTITIPEANSPKERLMKALDIPDEHEFHVLLTVMHAVPDSDILKELACYIQQQRSRPADQPITTRRYLADAATIRNHFELFKETAVPKKRLDMWKMLARALVQYERILRDRLTLAADVLAMSTQSTALD; from the exons ATGGACGAAATGCTGGCTGATTGGTCTAACTCGGAGAATCAAATCATTCGAGAACTAAACGAACTTGGGAGCCAGTGGATGGACGATTTGTATCAAACAGACGTTTACTACTACAACGAATGTAGCCAGATCCGCAATTCACTCACGTCCGACATTCAACTGATTGAGCAAGAACTGGAAAAACTCAAAGTCGATTTCGCTCTCAACAACGAAGTGTTGGACTACAACTGCCGTGTGCTCAAGCTGAGGGAAGAAGAACGTGCAGGAGTTATCGTTCACCACAAACGCAAAATCAACCGATTGACCGATCGTTATCGGCAATTGAAGGAGGAGAGCAACAAGGCCGGCCAGATACGCAGAGAAGAGGAACTCAAATTGATCAAAGAAATTGAGCATTTACGTAAAGATTGCGAATCGATGGAGTGCAAGTTTTCCACCATTAAAGGCGCCAATGATCGTCAACTCGAATCTGTTTGTGAAATGGCCGAAGATAGAATCAGCGAACTTCtcaaaaag CTGGCCAGCATAGACGAACGTATTTTTGTCGAGATTCTGGAACAACCTTGGGACAATCTTGTGGGCGTGTCACGTCATATTCAACCAAAAGCATCCACGCTGG ATCCCAAACAACTGGAACAAGTGGTGATCCGTCTCGATAAGAATCTCCAGTTCTTGACGATTACAATTCCGGAAGCGAACAGTCCCAAAGAGCGGCTAATGAAAGCGTTAGACATTCCGGACGAACACGAATTCCATGTCCTGTTGACTGTCATGCATGCAGTGCCTGATTCTGATATCTTAAAAGAATTGGCTTGCTACATCCAACAGCAACGATCACGGCCAGCTGATCAACCAATAACAACAAGGCGTTACTTGGCTGACGCTGCAACTATCCGCAATCATTTCGAACTGTTCAAAGAGACGGCCGTCCCTAAAAAGCGTCTCGACATGTGGAAAATGTTGGCCCGCGCTCTCGTCCAGTACGAACGCATCCTTCGCG ATCGATTGACGCTGGCGGCCGATGTCCTAGCAATGAGCACACAATCTACTGCACTTGATTAG